A window of Streptomyces gilvosporeus contains these coding sequences:
- a CDS encoding FadR/GntR family transcriptional regulator, whose amino-acid sequence MPLTSPRRSALADQVIAQLRAQITSGEWPVGARIPTEPELVEELGVARNTVREAVRALAHNGLLDIRQGSGTYVVATSELAGVMNRRFAGADPRHVAELRSALEAEAARLAAERRTEGDLRQLDALLERREAAWESGAADAFVEADATLHMAVVAASHNEVLAEIYADLGGVLRDFLRADVGEVLRPEAHMDHARLVAAIRAGDAALAASEAGAHSFGCRFPALKPG is encoded by the coding sequence ATGCCGCTGACCTCGCCCCGCCGGTCCGCCCTGGCCGACCAGGTGATCGCGCAGCTGCGCGCCCAGATCACATCCGGCGAGTGGCCGGTGGGCGCCCGTATCCCGACCGAACCGGAGCTCGTCGAGGAACTCGGGGTGGCCCGCAACACCGTCCGCGAGGCCGTACGGGCGCTGGCCCACAACGGCCTGCTCGACATCCGGCAGGGTTCGGGCACCTACGTCGTGGCCACCAGCGAACTGGCCGGGGTGATGAACCGCCGCTTCGCGGGCGCCGACCCCCGGCACGTCGCCGAACTGCGCAGCGCCCTGGAGGCGGAGGCCGCCCGGCTCGCCGCGGAACGCCGTACGGAAGGGGATCTGCGGCAGCTCGACGCCCTCCTGGAGCGTCGCGAGGCGGCCTGGGAGTCCGGGGCGGCCGATGCGTTCGTGGAGGCCGACGCGACCTTGCACATGGCCGTGGTGGCCGCTTCCCACAACGAGGTCCTCGCCGAGATCTACGCCGACCTCGGGGGCGTACTGCGCGACTTCCTGCGGGCCGATGTCGGCGAGGTGCTCCGCCCCGAGGCGCATATGGACCACGCCCGCCTGGTGGCGGCCATCCGCGCGGGCGACGCCGCCCTGGCCGCCTCCGAGGCGGGCGCCCACTCCTTCGGCTGCCGGTTCCCGGCCCTCAAGCCCGGCTGA
- the fabI gene encoding enoyl-ACP reductase FabI has translation MSGILAGKRILVTGVLTEGSIAFHAAKVAQEQGAEVVLTGFGRVSLVERIAKRLPKPTTVIEMDVTNPEHLDGLAAKVSEYFGDDEGIDGIVHSIAFGPQGAFNFLEADWADVSTAVQVSAYSLKSLTMALLPLMEKRGGGSVVGLTFDAQIAWPKYDWMGVAKAALESTGRYLARDLGGRNIRVNMVSAGPIKSMAAKSIPGFEELADVWNHRAPIGWDLADPEPAGRGVVGLLSDFFPKTTGEIVHVDGGVHMMGA, from the coding sequence ATGAGTGGAATCCTTGCAGGCAAGCGCATCCTGGTGACGGGAGTCCTCACCGAGGGCTCCATCGCCTTCCACGCGGCCAAGGTCGCGCAGGAGCAGGGCGCGGAAGTCGTGCTCACCGGCTTCGGGCGGGTCTCGCTCGTGGAGCGCATCGCCAAGCGGCTGCCCAAGCCGACGACCGTGATCGAGATGGACGTCACCAACCCGGAGCACCTGGACGGCCTGGCCGCCAAGGTCAGCGAGTACTTCGGTGACGACGAGGGCATCGACGGCATCGTGCACTCGATCGCCTTCGGCCCGCAGGGCGCCTTCAACTTCCTGGAGGCGGACTGGGCGGACGTCTCGACGGCGGTGCAGGTCTCGGCGTACTCGCTCAAGTCGCTGACCATGGCGCTGCTGCCGCTGATGGAGAAGCGCGGCGGCGGCTCGGTGGTGGGCCTGACCTTCGACGCGCAGATCGCCTGGCCGAAGTACGACTGGATGGGCGTCGCCAAGGCCGCCCTGGAGTCCACCGGGCGTTACCTGGCCCGTGACCTGGGCGGGCGGAACATCCGCGTCAACATGGTCTCGGCCGGCCCGATCAAGTCGATGGCCGCCAAGTCCATCCCGGGCTTCGAGGAGCTGGCGGACGTCTGGAACCACCGCGCGCCGATCGGCTGGGACCTGGCCGACCCGGAGCCGGCGGGCCGCGGCGTCGTCGGTCTGCTCTCGGACTTCTTCCCGAAGACCACGGGTGAGATCGTGCACGTCGACGGCGGCGTGCACATGATGGGCGCCTGA
- the fabG gene encoding 3-oxoacyl-[acyl-carrier-protein] reductase — protein sequence MSRSVLVTGGNRGIGLAIARAFAEAGDKVAITYRSGEPPAGFLAVKCDITDSEQVEQAYKEIEEKQGAVEVLVANAGVTRDQLLMRMSEEDFTSVLETNLTGTFRVVKRANRAMLRARKGRIVLISSVVGLLGSAGQANYAASKAGLVGFARSLARELGSRNITVNVVAPGFVDTDMTRALTDDQQEKILQQVPLARYAQPEEIAASVRFLASDEAAYITGAVIPVDGGLGMGH from the coding sequence TTGAGCCGCTCGGTTCTGGTCACCGGAGGCAACCGCGGCATTGGCCTGGCCATTGCCCGTGCCTTCGCCGAGGCTGGCGACAAGGTCGCCATCACCTACCGCTCGGGCGAGCCGCCCGCGGGATTTTTGGCCGTGAAGTGCGACATCACGGACAGCGAGCAGGTCGAGCAGGCGTACAAGGAGATCGAGGAGAAGCAGGGCGCGGTCGAGGTGCTGGTGGCCAACGCCGGCGTCACCCGCGACCAGCTTCTGATGCGGATGTCCGAGGAGGACTTCACCTCGGTCCTGGAGACCAACCTCACCGGCACCTTCCGGGTGGTCAAGCGCGCCAACCGGGCGATGCTGCGGGCCCGTAAGGGACGGATCGTGCTGATCTCGTCCGTCGTCGGCCTGCTGGGCAGCGCGGGACAGGCGAACTACGCCGCCTCCAAGGCGGGTCTGGTGGGCTTCGCCCGCTCGCTCGCGCGGGAGCTGGGCAGCCGCAACATCACCGTCAACGTCGTCGCACCGGGCTTCGTCGACACCGACATGACCCGTGCACTCACCGACGACCAGCAGGAGAAGATCCTCCAGCAGGTGCCGCTCGCGCGCTATGCGCAGCCCGAGGAGATCGCCGCCTCGGTCCGCTTCCTGGCCTCCGACGAGGCCGCGTACATCACCGGAGCCGTCATTCCCGTCGACGGCGGATTGGGCATGGGTCACTGA
- a CDS encoding TldD/PmbA family protein, producing the protein MPAPHALDETFTALPLRALADAALARARALGADHADFRLERVRSATWRLRDARTAGSADTTDLGYAVRVVHGGAWGFASGVDLTMDAAARVAAQAVAMAKLSAKVTEAAGSREKVELAPEPAYPDRTWVSSYEINPFDVPDADKTGLLAEWSARLLAAPGVAHADAALMTVQENKFYADTAGTSTTQQRIRLHPELTAVAVDETTGEFDSMRTLAPPVGRGWEYLTGTHHDWDGELARIPEYLAEKMRAPSVEPGAYDLVVDPSNLWLTIHESIGHATELDRALGYEAAYAGTSFATFDRLGTLEYGSALMNVTGDRTAEHGLATVGYDDEGVAAQSWDLIKDGTLVGYQLDRRTAALTGFPRSNGCAFADSPDHVPVQRMANVSLRPAPDGPSTEELIAGVERGIYVVGDRSWSIDMQRYNFQFTGQRFFRIENGRLTGQLRDVAYQATTTDFWGSMAAVGGPGTYVLGGAFNCGKAQPGQIAAVSHGCPSALFEGVNILNTTQEAGR; encoded by the coding sequence GTGCCTGCACCCCATGCCCTTGACGAGACCTTCACGGCGCTGCCGCTGCGCGCGCTGGCCGACGCCGCACTGGCGCGGGCCCGCGCACTGGGCGCCGACCACGCCGACTTCCGCCTGGAACGGGTGCGCAGCGCCACCTGGCGGCTGCGCGACGCCCGTACGGCCGGGAGCGCGGACACCACCGACCTCGGCTATGCGGTGCGGGTGGTGCACGGCGGCGCCTGGGGGTTCGCGTCGGGGGTGGATCTGACGATGGACGCGGCGGCGCGGGTGGCGGCGCAGGCGGTGGCGATGGCGAAGCTGTCGGCCAAGGTGACCGAGGCCGCGGGGTCCCGGGAGAAGGTGGAGCTGGCGCCGGAGCCCGCGTATCCCGACCGCACGTGGGTCTCCTCGTACGAGATCAACCCGTTCGACGTGCCCGATGCCGACAAGACCGGGCTGCTGGCCGAGTGGAGCGCGCGGCTGCTGGCGGCGCCCGGGGTGGCCCATGCGGACGCCGCGCTCATGACCGTCCAGGAGAACAAGTTCTACGCGGACACCGCGGGCACCAGCACCACCCAGCAGCGCATCCGCCTGCACCCCGAGCTGACCGCGGTGGCGGTGGACGAGACGACCGGCGAGTTCGACTCGATGCGCACCCTGGCCCCGCCGGTGGGCCGCGGCTGGGAGTATCTGACCGGCACCCACCACGACTGGGACGGCGAACTGGCCCGGATCCCCGAGTACCTCGCCGAGAAGATGCGCGCACCGAGCGTCGAACCGGGCGCGTACGACCTGGTGGTGGACCCGTCCAACCTCTGGCTGACCATCCACGAGTCGATCGGCCACGCCACCGAGCTGGACCGGGCCCTGGGATACGAGGCCGCGTACGCGGGCACCTCGTTCGCCACCTTCGACCGGCTCGGCACGCTGGAGTACGGCTCCGCGCTGATGAACGTGACGGGCGACCGGACCGCCGAGCACGGGCTGGCGACCGTCGGCTACGACGACGAAGGGGTGGCCGCCCAGTCCTGGGACCTGATCAAGGACGGCACCCTGGTCGGCTATCAACTCGACCGCAGAACCGCCGCGTTGACCGGTTTCCCGCGCTCCAACGGCTGCGCCTTCGCGGACTCGCCGGACCATGTGCCGGTCCAGCGGATGGCCAATGTCTCGCTGCGCCCGGCGCCGGACGGGCCCTCCACCGAGGAGCTGATCGCGGGTGTGGAGCGCGGTATCTACGTGGTCGGCGACCGGTCCTGGTCGATCGATATGCAGCGGTACAACTTCCAGTTCACCGGCCAGCGGTTCTTCCGCATCGAGAACGGGCGGCTGACCGGGCAGCTGCGCGATGTCGCGTATCAGGCGACCACCACCGACTTCTGGGGCTCGATGGCCGCGGTGGGCGGCCCGGGGACCTATGTGCTGGGCGGCGCCTTCAACTGCGGCAAGGCACAGCCGGGGCAGATCGCGGCGGTGTCGCACGGCTGCCCGTCGGCGCTGTTCGAGGGCGTCAACATCCTCAACACGACGCAGGAGGCGGGTCGATGA
- a CDS encoding metallopeptidase TldD-related protein, which produces MSRNTNKPHEIVERALELSRADGCVVIADEHSSANLRWAGNALTTNGVTRGRTLTVVATVDGGQGTASGVVSRSAVTAAELEELVRAAETAAREAGPAEDAQPLVAGQKASADFTDAPDETTSEVFANFAPALGESFRQARSGGRELYGFAHHGVVSSYLGTSAGLRLRHDQPTGTLELNAKSPDRTRSAWAGRATRDFADVDPREMDAELARRLGWAGRRIELPAGRYETLLPPSAVADLLIYQFWSSSARDAVEGRTVFSRAAAGEGGAARTRLGERLSELPLTLRSDPAEEGLQCAPFVLAHSSGDEESVFDNGLPLAATEWVREGVLNRLMTTRHSAGLTGLPVAPGINNLLLEGGGSRSLEEMVAASGHNGPVLLLTCLWYIREVDPASLLLTGLTRDGVYLVENGEVVGEVNNFRFNESPVSLLGRAVEAGRTERTLPREWSDDFTGAAMPALRIPDFHMSSVSRGV; this is translated from the coding sequence ATGAGCCGGAACACCAACAAGCCCCACGAGATCGTCGAGCGCGCCCTGGAGCTCTCCCGGGCGGACGGCTGTGTGGTCATCGCCGACGAGCACTCCAGCGCCAATCTGCGCTGGGCGGGCAATGCGCTCACCACCAACGGGGTCACCCGCGGGCGGACGCTGACCGTGGTCGCCACGGTCGACGGCGGGCAGGGCACCGCGTCCGGGGTGGTGTCGCGGTCGGCGGTCACCGCCGCGGAGCTGGAGGAGCTGGTGCGGGCGGCGGAGACGGCCGCGCGGGAGGCGGGGCCGGCGGAGGACGCGCAGCCGCTGGTGGCCGGGCAGAAGGCGTCGGCGGACTTCACCGACGCGCCGGACGAGACCACCTCGGAGGTCTTCGCCAACTTCGCGCCGGCCCTCGGCGAATCCTTCCGGCAGGCCCGCTCAGGCGGCCGGGAGCTGTACGGGTTTGCCCACCACGGGGTGGTCTCGTCCTATCTGGGCACCTCGGCCGGGCTGCGGCTGCGCCACGACCAGCCCACCGGAACGCTGGAGCTGAACGCCAAGTCGCCGGACCGTACGCGGTCGGCCTGGGCGGGGCGGGCGACCCGCGACTTCGCCGATGTCGATCCGCGGGAGATGGACGCCGAGCTGGCGCGGCGACTGGGCTGGGCCGGGCGCCGCATCGAGCTGCCGGCCGGGCGCTACGAGACGCTGCTGCCGCCGAGCGCGGTGGCCGACCTGCTGATCTACCAGTTCTGGTCGTCCTCGGCCCGGGACGCCGTGGAGGGCCGTACGGTCTTCTCCCGCGCGGCCGCCGGCGAGGGCGGGGCGGCGCGCACCCGGCTGGGCGAGCGGCTGTCCGAGCTGCCGCTGACGCTGCGCAGCGACCCGGCGGAGGAGGGGCTCCAGTGCGCGCCGTTCGTGCTGGCGCACTCCTCCGGGGACGAGGAGTCGGTCTTCGACAACGGGCTGCCGCTGGCGGCGACGGAGTGGGTGCGCGAGGGGGTGCTCAACCGGCTGATGACCACCCGCCACAGCGCCGGGCTGACCGGGCTGCCGGTGGCGCCGGGGATCAACAACCTCCTCTTGGAGGGCGGCGGTTCGCGCTCCCTGGAGGAGATGGTGGCGGCCTCCGGGCACAACGGTCCGGTGCTGCTGCTGACGTGTCTGTGGTACATCCGCGAGGTGGATCCGGCGTCGCTGCTACTGACCGGGCTGACCCGGGACGGGGTGTATCTGGTCGAGAACGGCGAGGTCGTCGGCGAGGTCAACAACTTCCGTTTCAACGAGTCGCCGGTGAGCCTGCTGGGGCGGGCGGTGGAGGCGGGCCGTACGGAGCGGACCCTGCCGCGCGAGTGGAGCGACGACTTCACCGGGGCGGCGATGCCCGCCCTGCGGATCCCTGACTTCCATATGAGCTCGGTCAGCCGCGGGGTGTGA
- the tyrS gene encoding tyrosine--tRNA ligase produces MTRLGESVARASTLLSADLSSDATVQELLRETGARRYLDLTDLSAKEQAELIAARTVEVLPGVDKLAERIEERRAAGKGLHIKLGIDPTATDVHLGHAVPLIILSRFQRLGHDVTLIIGDFTAKIGDPSGRTAERPPLTDEDIAHNLATYREQVRPFFDFEKVSFRQNSEWLAPYTFPELLGLLAHVPASQLLQREDFRNRLAAGSGLTMTELLYPIAQGLDSVALNCDVELGGSDQLLNLQMARKLMELRGQTPQLVVTMPLIEGTDGTGAKMSKSKGNYVGLSAPADDVFGKIMSVPDRLMEPYLKAWTEWTDDEVALALGRVADRSLHPMDLKKVLAGEVVAALYGLEAAMAARAGFIAQFSKKSFADVESLPVVDVAEHGGETVAAVLTKVLEFTPSASAARRLAKQNALRLVVEGEDGQQTVVLAEAESVRPLAEVLAEKVAGAPGTAYLKAGRKLAQLEGR; encoded by the coding sequence ATGACACGCCTCGGCGAATCCGTCGCCCGCGCCAGCACGCTGCTCTCCGCCGACCTCTCCTCGGACGCCACGGTCCAGGAGCTGCTCCGGGAGACGGGCGCCCGGCGCTATCTCGACCTGACGGACCTGTCCGCCAAGGAGCAGGCCGAGCTGATCGCGGCCCGTACGGTCGAGGTCCTGCCGGGCGTGGACAAGCTGGCCGAGCGGATCGAGGAGCGCCGGGCGGCCGGCAAGGGCCTGCACATCAAGCTGGGCATCGACCCGACGGCGACCGATGTGCACCTGGGGCACGCGGTCCCGCTGATCATCCTGAGCCGGTTCCAGCGGCTGGGCCATGACGTCACGCTGATCATCGGCGACTTCACCGCCAAGATCGGCGACCCGTCGGGCCGTACGGCCGAGCGTCCGCCGCTGACCGACGAGGACATCGCACACAACCTGGCCACCTACCGCGAACAGGTGCGCCCGTTCTTCGACTTCGAGAAGGTCAGCTTCCGGCAGAACAGCGAGTGGCTGGCGCCGTACACCTTCCCCGAGCTGCTCGGGCTGCTCGCCCATGTCCCGGCCTCGCAGCTGCTCCAGCGCGAGGACTTCCGCAACCGGCTGGCGGCCGGCTCGGGTCTGACCATGACCGAGCTGCTGTACCCGATCGCGCAGGGGCTGGACTCGGTGGCGCTGAACTGCGATGTGGAGCTGGGCGGCTCGGACCAGCTGCTGAACCTCCAGATGGCGCGCAAGCTGATGGAGCTGCGCGGGCAGACGCCGCAGCTGGTCGTGACCATGCCGCTGATCGAGGGCACGGACGGCACCGGCGCCAAGATGTCCAAGTCCAAGGGCAATTACGTCGGGCTGAGCGCGCCCGCCGACGATGTCTTCGGCAAGATCATGTCGGTGCCGGACCGGCTGATGGAGCCGTACCTCAAGGCCTGGACGGAGTGGACGGACGACGAGGTCGCGCTGGCCCTGGGCCGGGTTGCGGACCGGTCGCTGCACCCGATGGATCTGAAGAAGGTCCTCGCGGGTGAGGTCGTCGCGGCGCTGTACGGGCTGGAGGCGGCGATGGCGGCGCGGGCCGGGTTCATCGCGCAGTTCTCCAAGAAGTCCTTCGCCGATGTGGAGTCGCTGCCAGTCGTCGACGTCGCCGAGCACGGCGGCGAGACCGTCGCGGCGGTGCTGACCAAGGTGCTCGAGTTCACGCCGAGCGCCTCGGCGGCGCGGCGGCTGGCGAAGCAGAATGCGCTGCGGCTGGTGGTCGAGGGCGAGGACGGCCAGCAGACCGTGGTCCTGGCCGAGGCCGAGTCGGTGCGGCCGCTGGCCGAGGTGCTGGCCGAGAAGGTGGCCGGTGCGCCGGGCACCGCATACCTCAAGGCGGGGCGCAAGCTGGCGCAGCTCGAAGGCCGCTGA
- a CDS encoding GlsB/YeaQ/YmgE family stress response membrane protein, producing the protein MSWLWAIIVGLVLGLIAKAVIPGKQQIPLWLTVIFGMLGSVLGNWAATGLGVNETRGIDWTRHLLQLVGAILIVAVGDRLWAAVRGRRSGGT; encoded by the coding sequence ATGAGTTGGTTGTGGGCCATCATCGTCGGCCTGGTTCTGGGCCTGATCGCCAAGGCCGTCATCCCGGGCAAGCAGCAGATCCCCCTCTGGCTGACGGTGATCTTCGGCATGCTCGGCAGCGTCCTGGGCAACTGGGCGGCCACCGGCCTCGGCGTCAACGAGACCCGGGGCATCGACTGGACCCGGCATCTGCTTCAGCTGGTCGGCGCGATCCTCATCGTGGCCGTCGGCGACCGCCTGTGGGCCGCGGTCCGCGGCCGCAGGAGCGGGGGGACCTGA
- a CDS encoding DUF3099 domain-containing protein, whose amino-acid sequence MRKHNEAQTFRITGARQGLSEDVKGRQRRYVISMAVRSLAVVLTVVLWNIERPFAIATLVLGMGLPYVAVVIANAGRENAPSLPKTFVAAPPRPMLGPGKQGPDAAQGPAESVPESPEDDVPGPRRAQG is encoded by the coding sequence ATGCGGAAGCACAACGAAGCCCAGACCTTCCGGATCACGGGAGCGCGGCAGGGGCTGTCGGAGGACGTCAAGGGGCGGCAGCGCCGCTATGTGATCTCGATGGCCGTCCGGAGCCTGGCGGTGGTGCTCACCGTCGTGCTGTGGAACATCGAGCGGCCTTTTGCCATTGCGACGCTGGTGCTGGGCATGGGGCTGCCGTACGTCGCCGTGGTCATCGCCAACGCGGGCCGGGAGAACGCCCCTTCGCTGCCGAAGACGTTCGTCGCCGCACCGCCCCGGCCCATGCTGGGGCCCGGAAAGCAGGGTCCGGACGCGGCACAGGGGCCGGCGGAATCCGTTCCGGAGTCGCCGGAGGATGACGTTCCGGGACCGCGCCGCGCGCAGGGCTGA
- the moaA gene encoding GTP 3',8-cyclase MoaA, which produces MLIDTYGRVATDLRVSLTDRCNLRCTYCMPEEGLQWLAKPDLLTDDEIVRLITIAVRDLGVEEVRFTGGEPLLRPGLVGIVERVARLTPRPQMSLTTNGIGLERTAAALRDAGLDRVNVSLDTLRPDVFQALTRRKRHADVLRGLEAARAAGLTPVKVNTVLMPGLNDDEAPDLLAWAVEQGYELRFIEQMPLDAQHGWKRDGMITAGDILASLRTRFTLTPEGQDERGSAPAERWIVDGGPHRVGVIASVTRPFCRACDRTRLTADGQIRTCLFATEETDLRAALRSDAPDAEIARIWKLAMWGKKAGSGLDDPSFLQPERPMSAIGG; this is translated from the coding sequence GTGCTCATCGACACTTACGGTCGCGTGGCCACCGACCTGCGCGTTTCGCTCACGGACCGCTGCAATCTGCGGTGTACGTACTGTATGCCCGAAGAAGGGCTGCAATGGCTGGCCAAGCCGGATCTGCTCACCGATGACGAGATAGTCCGGCTGATCACCATCGCCGTCCGCGACCTCGGCGTCGAAGAGGTCCGCTTCACCGGCGGCGAGCCGCTGCTGCGTCCCGGCCTGGTCGGCATCGTCGAGCGCGTCGCCCGGCTCACGCCCCGCCCCCAGATGTCCCTGACCACCAACGGCATCGGCCTGGAGCGCACCGCCGCCGCCCTGCGCGACGCCGGCCTCGACCGCGTCAACGTCTCCCTCGACACCCTGCGCCCCGACGTCTTCCAGGCCCTGACCCGCCGCAAGCGGCATGCGGACGTCCTGCGCGGCCTGGAGGCGGCCCGCGCCGCCGGCCTGACCCCGGTCAAGGTCAACACCGTCCTGATGCCGGGCCTCAATGACGACGAGGCCCCCGACCTCCTCGCCTGGGCCGTCGAGCAGGGCTACGAACTCCGCTTCATCGAGCAGATGCCGCTGGACGCCCAGCACGGCTGGAAGCGCGACGGCATGATCACCGCCGGCGACATCCTCGCCTCGCTGCGCACCCGCTTCACCCTCACCCCCGAGGGCCAGGACGAGCGCGGCTCCGCCCCCGCCGAGCGCTGGATCGTCGACGGCGGCCCGCATCGCGTCGGCGTGATCGCCTCCGTCACCCGCCCGTTCTGCCGCGCCTGCGACCGTACGCGCCTGACGGCCGACGGGCAGATCCGCACCTGCCTGTTCGCCACCGAGGAGACGGATCTGCGCGCCGCCCTGCGCTCCGACGCCCCCGACGCCGAGATCGCCCGGATATGGAAGCTGGCGATGTGGGGCAAGAAGGCGGGCTCCGGACTGGACGACCCGTCGTTCCTCCAGCCCGAGCGCCCGATGTCAGCCATCGGCGGCTGA